Proteins co-encoded in one Capnocytophaga ochracea DSM 7271 genomic window:
- a CDS encoding DUF6712 family protein has protein sequence MKLLVNKQECSKYLSVSLFRKEEEFNRFIREAQMFDLKELVCEAFYQDLMSETPVRDYSLLLNGGTYTFEGKKYEFAGLKAVLAYFTYARYVFTGHYIDTAMGLKVKENQDGDTVSQAERRDVRTMYKQQADLLWQDCVSYLERNATLFPEYRCNSGCGDNNRINKPRMRMQLI, from the coding sequence ATGAAGTTATTAGTTAATAAGCAAGAATGTAGCAAGTATTTAAGCGTTTCACTATTCCGAAAGGAGGAAGAATTCAACCGCTTTATTAGAGAGGCGCAGATGTTTGACCTAAAAGAACTTGTATGTGAGGCATTTTACCAAGATTTGATGAGCGAAACGCCCGTGAGGGATTACTCTTTATTGCTTAATGGTGGCACTTATACCTTTGAGGGCAAAAAGTACGAATTTGCAGGTCTCAAAGCCGTATTAGCATACTTCACATACGCTCGATATGTCTTCACTGGGCACTATATTGATACCGCTATGGGATTGAAAGTGAAAGAAAATCAAGATGGTGATACAGTGAGCCAAGCGGAGCGGAGAGATGTGCGCACAATGTACAAGCAACAAGCGGACTTGCTATGGCAAGATTGTGTTTCGTACCTTGAAAGAAATGCCACACTATTCCCAGAATATAGATGTAATAGTGGCTGTGGGGATAACAACCGAATTAATAAACCAAGAATGAGAATGCAATTGATATGA